A genome region from Etheostoma cragini isolate CJK2018 chromosome 4, CSU_Ecrag_1.0, whole genome shotgun sequence includes the following:
- the LOC117942769 gene encoding potassium channel subfamily K member 15-like: protein MKTQNIRTLSLILSIVFYLLMGAAVFDALESDSESSRERALEQKLNELKNKYDFTEDDYREIERVVLQAEPHRAGRQWKFAGSFYFAITVITTIGYGHAAPRTDAGKAFCMFYAVLGIPLTLVMFQSLGERINTFVRYLLRRAKLGLGFRKTEVSMGNMVLVGLLSCTSTLCIGAAAFSHFEDWTFFNAYYYCFITLTTIGFGDFVALQKTDALQKRPPYVAFSFMYILVGLTVIGAFLNLVVLRFLTVSTEEPDMRPEARVEDLGTQPKDTQGDREVSEAEAETAEVSFKDCKDGHSSLCNLSLPMEGGTSCMDLLPSPVEERRLVLSEHSKLSEPSRLRALFSCMCCGLDIYDSSSPPHCDHAGGHNNPIFYNSISYRVDQASCSSCSASSQASPSSIALCLGKNNPYTRRKSL from the exons ATGAAGACGCAGAACATCAGGaccctctctctcatcctctccaTTGTTTTCTACCTGCTCATGGGAGCCGCCGTCTTTGACGCACTGGAGTCGGACAGCGAGAGTTCAAGGGAAAGGGCGCTGGAGCAGAAGCTGAACGAGCTGAAGAACAAGTACGACTTCACCGAAGATGACTACCGAGAGATTGAGCGCGTGGTCCTCCAGGCGGAGCCGCACCGCGCCGGGAGGCAGTGGAAGTTCGCCGGCTCGTTTTATTTCGCCATCACTGTTATCACCACAATTG GTTATGGCCACGCTGCTCCACGCACTGATGCTGGCAAGGCCTTCTGTATGTTTTACGCTGTCTTGGGCATTCCTCTGACACTGGTCATGTTCCAGAGCCTGGGCGAGAGGATCAACACTTTTGTCCGCTACCTCCTGCGGAGAGCCAAGCTGGGTCTGGGTTTCCGGAAGACGGAGGTGTCCATGGGGAACATGGTCCTGGTGGGTCTGCTGTCGTGCACAAGCACCCTGTGTATCGGAGCTGCGGCTTTCTCCCATTTTGAGGACTGGACCTTCTTTAATGCCTACTACTACTGCTTCATCACACTCACCACCATTGGATTTGGGGATTTTGTGGCTCTGCAGAAGACAGACGCTCTGCAGAAACGCCCCCCCTACGTGGCATTTAGCTTCATGTACATTTTGGTTGGGCTGACAGTCATCGGGGCTTTTCTTAACCTGGTGGTCCTGAGGTTTCTCACTGTCAGCACTGAGGAGCCTGACATGAGACCTGAGGCCAGGGTAGAGGATCTGGGAACGCAGCCTAAGGACACGCAGGGGGATAGGGAGGTGTCGGAGGCAGAAGCAGAAACTGCTGAAGTTAGCTTTAAAGACTGTAAGGATGGACACAGTAGCCTTTGCAACCTGAGCCTTCCCATGGAGGGGGGCACCAGCTGTATGGATCTCCTGCCCTCTCCTGTAGAAGAGCGCAGACTTGTTTTATCTGAGCACTCAAAGCTTTCTGAACCCAGCAGACTAAGGGCCTTGTTTTCCTGCATGTGTTGTGGCCTGGACATTTACGACAGCTCCTCTCCGCCACATTGTGACCATGCGGGCGGCCACAACAACCCCATCTTCTACAACTCCATCTCCTACAGGGTGGACCAGGCCTCGTGCAGCTCCTGCTCCGCGTCGTCACAGGCCTCCCCGAGCAGCATAGCTCTCTGTCTGGGCAAGAACAATCCTTACACCAGGAGGAAGTCGTTATAA
- the LOC117942754 gene encoding opioid growth factor receptor-like, with amino-acid sequence MRTVYFSLRRLLRIMAGFSYNRSFVWGWLWRGLEFLWCCVKTVGFLPRRWFKSIKGQGKPEVNVEGQRNYTEVEEVVEQSRCEGQRENAADGERAADSNRDLAYESSPRLNKDGATFDSEDEEYRVEITDELYCGYDSTWETKEQPKSTLPRIRRPAASRYYNKFSRFENSARDMQNYRRDYPNQTRQQCFIKPVSDDNPNLKFYLGLTPSLPDGVYIHQFHSEWFNKYDKLESVHSYIQWLFPLQEPGMNYEASTLTKEEIKEFCQNSIAKANLLTSYKLMLDFYGIRLRDKNTGEVERASNWRDRFDNLNSHTHNNLRITRILKCLATLGYPHYQAPLVRFFLQETLIHKELPNVKDSVLNYFVFAVLDKKQRRSLIKFAYANYDRKDEFVWCPKKIQMMWSSASKPQKQ; translated from the exons ATGAGGACCGTGTACTTTTCCCTCAGACGACTTCTGCGAATCATGGCCGGGTTCAGCTACAACCGAAGTTTTGTTTGGGGGTGGCTATGGCGCGGATTAGAATTTCTGTGGTGCTGTGTAAAAACAGTCGGATTTTTACCGAGACGTTGGTTTAAGAGCATCAAGGGCCAAGGTAAGCCTGAAGTAAACGTAGAGGGCCAACGAAATTACacagaggtggaggaggtggtcGAGCAGTCTCGCTGTGAGGGTCAAAGGGAGAATGCCGCCGACGGTGAGAGGGCCGCAGACTCCAACCGAGATCTCGCCTACGAGAGTAGCCCGAGACTTAACAAAGATGGTGCTACGTTTGACAGCGAGGACGAGGAGTATCGAGTTGAAATCACGGATGAGTTGTACTGTGGCTATGACTCGACCTGGGAGACCAAGGAGCAGCCGAAGAGCACGCTCCCGAGGATCAGACGACCAGCGGCTTCCAGATAT TACAACAAGTTCAGCAGATTTGAAAATTCTGCAAGGGACATGCAGAACTACAGGCGTGACTACCCT AACCAGACCAGGCAGCAATGCTTCATAAAGCCAGTATCT GATGACAACCCTAATTTGAAGTTCTACCTCGGATTGACGCCCTCTTTACCTGACG GTGTCTACATACACCAGTTCCACAGTGAATGGTTTAATAAGTATGATAAACTGGAGTCGGTACACTCCTACATTCAATG GTTGTTCCCACTGCAGGAACCAGGGATGAACTATGAGGCCAGTACACtgacaaaagaagaaataaag GAGTTTTGCCAAAATAGCATTGCAAAGGCCAATCTATTGACGTCGTACAAGCTCATGTTGGACTTCTATGGTATCAGGTTGCGTGATAAAAACACAGGGGAAGTCGAGAGAGCATCAAACTGGAGAGACAGATTTGATAACCTTAACAG TCACACTCATAACAACCTGCGCATCACCCGCATCCTTAAGTGCCTGGCAACCCTGGGGTATCCTCACTACCAAGCCCCCTTGGTTCGCTTCTTCCTGCAGGAGACTCTCATCCACAAAGAACTCCCAAATGTCAAGGATAGTGTTCTAAACTACTTTGTGTTTGCGGTCCTTGATAAGAAACAACGCAGGAGTCTCATCAAGTTTGCCTATGCGAACTATGACCGTAAAGATGAGTTTGTGTGGTGCCCGAAGAAAATTCAGATGATGTGGTCGTCAGCGTCAAAGCCGCAAAAGCAATGA